The proteins below are encoded in one region of Styela clava chromosome 4, kaStyClav1.hap1.2, whole genome shotgun sequence:
- the LOC120326310 gene encoding uncharacterized protein LOC120326310: protein MRGFAFTAVVGCILLFVSGNHGQSTSTQPPGYYAGYLNRYTKEDQCVYSFVVPKKDRDQCPGLKSTVEAMSDKIKDLERRQTEMTAVLSVLQENKQSWHKIGELEAHVRQLEQERTTLVADAQRLQAEKDAEENKRLQLTVELEDARSQLQGIQAKYVPLQGNYTKLLDDFNRVREEMEKLQTDYDKLQSGVKTLRSAKNCSAISKHLPSCAAIKRMGYKKSGYSMIDPDGEGGVEPFLVYCDMDSDPTTGISVVQHTHTPNTAVVGCEKPGCLSQPIDYKGVSMDQIAKLIEISTACEQFLRYDCYDSKLLKDGTGWWVSRQGKRMYYWGGATPGSNMCACGETGSCADKNEVCNCDADSEAWLYDQGFLKDKNVLPVSQINFGDVSEDNGERGKSTVGPLYCKWDVGYPVPSCEALQKSGVTKSGNYMILQDEGKDPIEMRCQMTTAIAGGVNNNIILDNKAKNDTRAEQRGTAVALQPHGNMNLYIFTDCGQTHGRFGPTEQMCNHTYKNTNLKVTVKDGTQFWIVPKSGRYKIEAKGPAGQQHLQHTAGRGATVSGEFDLKQDNVVKVLVGQKGSRIPDLPYYGGSGATFVVKFVDWVDQPLVVAGGGGCSATRTAPARLKITDASASTDGKDGSEVGINYGHGGKDGQGGERGGKAVGRNTPGGGAGFMHDGTESGDSRWGVVEPSKAFTSHGSGVEAPGVGGTFEDSKGNTLDGGFGGGGSAASYASGGAGGYSGGGGGPDEGYSGGGGSFANAQQGRSLSVGVNNIGPGIVKIEYLGPLTN from the exons ATGAGGGGTTTTGCCTTCACGGCAGTGGTCGGGTGTATCTTGCTGTTTGTGAGCGGGAATCATGGACAAAGTACTTCAACGCAACCTCCCGGATACTATGCTGGCTATTTGAATCGATATACAAAAGAAGACCAATGTGTTTACAG TTTCGTTGTCCCAAAGAAAGACAGAGATCAATGTCCGGGATTAAAATCGACAGTCGAGGCAATGTCAGATAAAATAAAAG ATTTGGAAAGACGACAAACAGAGATGACCGCAGTATTAAGCGTTTTACAAGAAAACAAACAAAGTTGGCACAAAATCGGCGAATTAGAAGCTCATGTACGACAGCTCGAACAAGAGAGAACGACATTGGTTGCAGACGCTCAACGATTACAAGCCGAAAAAGACGCAGAGGAGAATAA GCGATTGCAACTGACTGTTGAATTAGAAGACGCAAGAAGCCAGCTTCAAGGTATTCAAGCCAAGTATGTGCCATTGCAAGGAAATTACACAAAACTTCTGGACGATTTTAACAGAGTTCGGGAAGAAATGGAGAAATTACAAACAGATTACGACAAATTACAAAGCGGAGTCAAGACATTGCGA AGCGCTAAAAACTGCTCGGCCATCAGCAAGCATTTGCCATCATGTGCGGCCATCAAGAGAATGGGATACAAGAAGTCCGGTTACTCTATGATCGATCCAGACGGCGAAGGCGGAGTTGAACCTTTCCTTGTTTATTGTGACATGGATTCAGATCCAACTACAGGAATATCGGTTGTACAGCACACACATACA CCAAACACAGCAGTCGTTGGATGTGAGAAGCCCGGATGTCTTTCACAACCAATCGATTACAAAGGTGTCAGTATGGATCAAATTGCAAAACTCATCGAAATATCTACAGCGTGTGAACAATTTCTCAGATACGATTGTTACGACTCAAAACTTCTGAAAGATG GAACTGGTTGGTGGGTGTCAAGACAAGGCAAGAGAATGTACTACTGGGGCGGAGCAACACCGGGTAGCAACATGTGTGCTTGTGGTGAAACTGGAAGTTGTGCAGATAAAAATGAAGTTTGTAATTGTGATGCAGATTCCGAAGCCTGGCTGTATGATCAAG gTTTTCTCAAGGACAAAAACGTACTACCTGTTTCTCAAATTAATTTTGGAGACGTTTCCGAAGATAATGGAGAAAGAGGAAAGTCTACAGTCGGACCATTGTATTGCAAATGGGACGTCGGTTATCCGGTACCATCGTGTGAAGCACTACAAAAATCCGGTGTTACGAAGTCTGGAAATTACATG ATTTTGCAAGACGAGGGAAAAGATCCGATAGAGATGAGATGCCAAATGACAACTGCTATAGCTGGGGgtgttaataataatataatactaGACAACAAAGCTAAGAATGATACACGTGCAGAACAAAGAGGAACCGCAGTCGCTCTTCAACCACACGGCAACATGAACTTATATATTTTCACAGACTGTGGCCAAACGCACGGAAGGTTTGGCCCGACGGAGCAAATGTGTAATCACACTTATAAAAATACTAACTTGAAAGTGACAGTAAAAGACGGCACTCAATTTTGGATTGTTCCTAAGAGCGGTAGATATAAAATTGAAGCTAAAGGACCTGCAGGACAACAACATTTGCAACATACTGCGGGACGTGGTGCTACTGTTAGTGGagaatttgatttgaaacagGACAATGTCGTAAAG GTTCTTGTAGGACAGAAAGGTTCAAGAATACCAGATCTGCCATATTATGGTGGTTCGGGAGCAacttttgtcgttaaatttgtTGACTGGGTTGATCAACCCCTAGTTGTGGCAGGAGGTGGGGGATGTTCAGCTACAAGAACTGCTCCTGCAAGATTAAAG ATCACTGATGCCAGTGCCAGCACAGATGGAAAAGATGGATCTGAAGTTGGAATTAACTACGGACATGGTGGTAAAGACGGACAAGGAGGGGAGAGGGGAGGAAAAGCAGTTGGGAGAAACACCCCTG GTGGAGGAGCAGGCTTCATGCACGACGGTACGGAATCTGGAGATTCGAGATGGGGTGTAGTTGAACCATCCAAGGCATTTACAAGCCATGGATCAGGTGTAGAAGCCCCTGGAGTCGGCGGTACATTTGAAGACAGCAAAGGAAATACATTAGACGGTGGATTTGGAGGAGGAGGATCAGCTGCCTCTTATGCATCAGGAGGAGCAGGAGGATATTCTGGAGGTGGGGGCGGACCTGACGAAGGATATTCTGGCGGAGGAGGATCATTTGCTAATGCCCAACAGGGACGTAGCCTCAGTGTTGGCGTAAATAACATTGGACCTGGAATAGTCAAAATAGAATATCTTGGACCATTGACAAATTAg